One window of the Torulaspora delbrueckii CBS 1146 chromosome 6, complete genome genome contains the following:
- the APC9 gene encoding anaphase promoting complex subunit 9 (similar to Saccharomyces cerevisiae APC9 (YLR102C); ancestral locus Anc_8.291) has translation MPRAHRVNEHFPDDESSATDQGLFHLPSLPPWKTPKLKGPHHSSSKHHYATPLKGSASLLVYHSHEGNESQEDVGDSGLTDGILNIKGLKDHNDLDYDYKPLLRKHLIAESKLRDLLQSERAAHCLIFHKKGHAGDMTTYRPDLEWECSDYEDEPDIDDNGSVLQGIPGCSKEDVNYLINKNFMSQRPNVRKYDEILSRKVNGLKRFWGYSDLTSTLSRKHIHEQFRHLTDEMFIIAATKIDLKNLHKEAPKVGGSSTPSPTPEGLNT, from the coding sequence ATGCCAAGAGCTCATAGAGTGAACGAGCATTTTCCAGATGACGAATCCTCCGCAACAGATCAAGGGCTTTTTCATTTACCTTCGTTACCTCCTTGGAAGACACCAAAACTTAAAGGTCCTCACCATTCTTCGAGCAAGCACCACTATGCTACCCCATTGAAAGGTTCAGCTTCACTACTCGTTTATCACTCACATGAAGGCAATGAATCTCAAGAAGACGTTGGAGATTCTGGTCTTACCGATGGAATACTGAACATAAAGGGCCTTAAGGACCACAACGATCTCGATTACGACTACAAACCGTTATTACGAAAACATTTAATAGCAGAAAGCAAGTTACGTGATCTCTTACAGTCTGAAAGGGCTGCTCATTGTCTCATATTCCACAAGAAAGGCCATGCCGGTGACATGACTACTTACAGGCCGGACCTCGAATGGGAATGCTCAGACTACGAAGATGAGCCAGATATTGACGACAATGGATCGGTATTGCAGGGTATACCAGGATGCAGCAAAGAGGATGTGAACTACTTAATAAACAAGAATTTCATGTCGCAGAGACCAAATGTACGAAAATATGATGAGATTCTTAGTAGGAAGGTCAATGGTCTCAAAAGATTCTGGGGATACTCAGATCTTACCAGCACTTTGAGCAGGAAACATATCCACGAACAATTCCGCCATCTCACTGATGAAATGTTCATCATCGCTGCAACGAAGATCGATCTCAAGAATCTACATAAGGAGGCTCCCAAAGTTGGAGGAAGCTCGACACCAAGCCCAACTCCGGAAGGTCTCAATACGTAG
- the ERG27 gene encoding 3-keto-steroid reductase (similar to Saccharomyces cerevisiae ERG27 (YLR100W); ancestral locus Anc_8.289): MFSNLGLNIAFRLIEREDPKTRLTLVVTSRTLPRVREVIDQIESHVKKLKRPGIVDYDYLLVDFTDMVSVLSAYYELDKKYDAINYFFVNAAQGVYDGIDWVGATKQVCCNIIESVTNPNYRIQRVGVKSRDDLGLVFQANVFGPYYLIHKILPLLLAGKAKVVWISSLMSDPKFLSLNDIQMIKSDTTYEGSKRLVDLLHLATYKELRKDAVHQYLVQPGIFISHSFSVYLNLFTYYGMLWLFYIARWIGSPWHNIEGYKAANAPVYVANMVDPERQDLKYGSATDRNGREYIKTQEVDGTGATDVLNYIRKLTLEWDDKLKDQITNTRIPI; encoded by the coding sequence ATGTTCAGTAATCTTGGATTGAATATTGCATTTCGTCTAATTGAGCGTGAGGATCCAAAAACCAGACTTACTCTAGTGGTAACTTCAAGGACTCTCCCTCGTGTCCGTGAAGTTATCGACCAGATCGAAAGTCATgtcaaaaagttgaaacgTCCAGGCATTGTGGATTATGATTACTTGCTAGTGGACTTTACAGATATGGTCAGTGTTTTGAGTGCTTACTATGAACTGGACAAGAAATACGATGCCATAAATTACTTCTTCGTTAATGCGGCCCAGGGTGTTTATGATGGTATTGATTGGGTCGGTGCAACAAAGCAAGTCTGCTGCAATATTATAGAATCAGTCACGAATCCAAATTATAGAATACAAAGAGTTGGCGTCAAATCCAGGGACGATCTGGGACTAGTCTTCCAGGCAAACGTCTTCGGACCATACTACCTGATTCATAAAATTTTACCACTACTGTTAGCTGGTAAAGCTAAAGTCGTTTGGATCTCTAGTTTGATGTCTGATCCAAAATTCTTATCCTTGAATGATATCcaaatgatcaaatctGATACGACATATGAGGGCTCCAAAAGATTGGTCGATCTTTTGCATCTAGCAACCTACAAAGAGTTACGCAAAGACGCAGTTCATCAGTACCTTGTACAACCTGGTATTTTCATTAGTCATTCCTTCTCCGTTTACTTGAATCTATTTACTTATTACGGAATGCTATGGTTATTCTACATAGCTAGATGGATTGGATCTCCTTGGCACAATATAGAGGGGTACAAGGCAGCTAATGCGCCTGTTTACGTCGCCAATATGGTTGATCCTGAACGTCAAGATCTAAAATATGGGTCGGCTACCGACAGGAATGGTCGTGAATATATCAAAACTCAGGAAGTTGATGGGACTGGTGCCACAGATGTCTTGAATTATATAAGGAAGCTGACCTTGGAATGGGATGATAAACTAAAAGACCAGATCACCAACACAAGAATCCCCATCTGA
- the SAC6 gene encoding fimbrin (similar to Saccharomyces cerevisiae SAC6 (YDR129C); ancestral locus Anc_8.290) codes for MNIVKLQRKFPVLSQEDLFSTIEKFRAIDLDDKGWVEKQQALEAISQSGDATYDVARETLKQVNVDASGRVELDDYVELIAKLKESQAGPAPQTTFDTGSPAVMQSPNRGGLQHKGSGAQAKIIVSGSTTGTTHTINEEERREFTKHINSVLSGDADIGHLLPFPTDTFQLFDECRDGLVLSKLINDSVPDTIDTRVLNWPKKGKDLNNFQASENANIVINSAKAIGCIVVNVHSEDIIEGKEHLILGLIWQIIRRGLLSKIDIKVHPELYRLLEDDETLEQFLRLPPEQILLRWFNYHLKAANWNRRVSNFSGDVSDGENYTILLNQLAPSLCSTDPLQTPDLSQRAEQVLQNAEKLDCRKYLTPSSLVAGNPKLNLAFVAHLFNTHPGLEPVEESEKPEIEEFDAEGEREARVFTLWLNSLDVDPSVVSLFEDLKDGLILLQAYEKVMPGVVQYNHVNKKPSSGSEMSRFKALENTNYAVELGKANGFSLVGIEGSDIVDGNKLLTLGLVWQLMRRNINNTIKSLSSSGRDMSDSQILKWAQEQVTKGGKSSKIRSFQDPALANAHFLLDVINGIAPGYVDYDLVAPGKTEEEMYANARLAISIARKLGALIWLVPEDINEVRSRLIITFVASLMSLKK; via the exons ATGAACATTGTGAAACTACAA AGAAAATTCCCTGTGCTTTCCCAAGAGGACTTATTCTCCACTATTGAGAAGTTTAGAGCTATTGATCTCGATGACAAAGGTTGGGTTGAGAAACAGCAGGCTTTGGAAGCTATTTCTCAATCTGGCGATGCCACTTACGATGTTGCAAGAGAGACCTTGAAACAGGTCAATGTGGATGCTTCTGGTCGTGTTGAGTTAGATGATTATGTGGAATTGATTGCCAAGCTAAAGGAATCTCAAGCTGGACCTGCTCCTcaaacaacttttgatACTGGTTCCCCTGCTGTGATGCAATCACCAAATCGTGGTGGATTGCAACACAAAGGCAGTGGAGCTCAGGCCAAGATTATCGTTAGTGGCTCTACAACTGGTACTACCCACACTATtaacgaagaagagagacGGGAGTTTACCAAACATATAAACAGTGTCTTATCTGGAGATGCCGATATTGGTCACCTCTTGCCCTTCCCAACAGACACTTTCCAATTATTTGATGAATGTAGGGATGGTTTAGTGCTGTCAAAGCTGATCAATGACTCTGTTCCAGACACAATTGATACTAGAGTGTTGAACTGGCCAAAGAAGGGGAAagatttgaacaattttcaagcaaGTGAAAATGCTAACATAGTTATTAACTCTGCAAAAGCTATTGGGTGTATTGTTGTAAATGTGCATTCCGAAGATATTATCGAAGGTAAGGAACACTTGATTTTGGGTCTCATTTGGCAGATTATCAGAAGAGGTCTGTTGAGTAAGATCGATATAAAAGTTCACCCAGAACTCTATCGTTTGTTAGAAGATGACGAGACTTTGGAGCAATTCCTTAGATTGCCACCTGAGCAAATCTTGCTACGTTGGTTTAATTACCATTTGAAAGCCGCTAACTGGAACAGGAGAGTCAGTAACTTCTCTGGGGATGTGTCAGACGGTGAGAACTATACTATACTTTTAAACCAATTGGCTCCAAGTTTGTGCTCTACAGACCCTCTGCAAACACCTGATTTGTCGCAAAGAGCAGAGCAAGTGTTACAAAATGCCGAAAAATTGGATTGTAGAAAATATTTGACTCCAAGCTCTCTCGTTGCTGGTAATCCgaaattgaatttggcTTTTGTAGCGCACCTTTTCAACACTCATCCTGGTTTGGAACCAGTCGAAGAGTCCGAGAAACCTGAAATCGAAGAATTCGAtgctgaaggtgaaagagAAGCAAGAGTGTTCACTTTATGGCTGAACTCCTTAGATGTCGATCCATCAGTTGTTTCGCTTTTCGAGGATCTAAAGGATGGTTTGATTTTGTTGCAAGCTTACGAGAAGGTAATGCCTGGTGTAGTTCAATACAACCACGTTAACAAGAAACCAAGCTCAGGGTCTGAAATGTCCAGATTCAAGGCTCTTGAGAACACCAATTACGCTGTCGAATTAGGGAAAGCCAATGGATTTTCGCTTGTTGGTATTGAAGGCTCTGACATCGTTGACGGTAACAAGTTATTGACACTAGGTTTAGTCTGGCAGCTAATGCGCCGAAACATTAACAACACCATTAAGAGTTTGTCTTCGAGCGGTAGGGACATGAGTGACTCTCAAATCTTAAAGTGGGCTCAAGAACAGGTCACGAAAGGAGGCAAATCGTCCAAGATTCGCTCTTTCCAGGACCCAGCTCTGGCAAATGCGCACTTTTTGCTGGATGTCATCAATGGGATTGCACCTGGTTATGTTGACTATGATCTAGTCGCTCCAGGTAagacagaagaagaaatgtATGCTAATGCCAGACTGGCAATTTCTATTGCCAGAAAATTGGGTGCTTTAATCTGGCTAGTGCCTGAAGATATCAATGAAGTTCGCTCAAGATTGATCATCACTTTTGTCGCATCATTGATGTCCTTAAAGAAATGA
- the MTC5 gene encoding Mtc5p (similar to Saccharomyces cerevisiae YDR128W; ancestral locus Anc_8.288), which produces MTGYVGGDPYESPTFGKALSLRVDGGVNAISINPSGRDVVLASRQGLHVIDLDDPFSPPRWLRHITPWQVADVQWSPHPAKPHWVVSTSNQKAIIWNLARSSSDAIEHVLHKHFRAITDINFNHQHPDILATCSIDTYVHAWDMRSPSRPFYTTREWVAGASQVKWSFKDQNVLASAHGNEVSIWDLRKGSTPLGKLLGHESGVNSIDFNRFKNDEIMTGSNDGTVKFWDYSVSCTEAKRTIRTDFPIWRGRYLPFGEGCCLLPTIGGGDSVYLASLTNSVKKENSDTKLQPIYAFKGHTNRVIDFLWRSRSSSDAQVDDREFQLVTWSKDCDLRLWPVPNTIYDKVNLDRSKRLEETFPNYEYMTYNKEPADSRPEVSNDYRRRKEKFVTSSGIHKNDDVNYITWLSGVRMNHTGSPENIFTERTIQNLGEEVSSIGHKFPKIIFEKISVSTGELIITLNGPWSDDNPEEYVFLRIDVKVPTAYPSKGNSPQFSIEDNGNLKQEQREEISRKLEEIANKYTDSGMYCLEPCLRLLLGETINLDDLNQEIEPILNFEITDQIGLENLSSLPSSDGTSQYLSDTSSETQSDHYKAVFDSSENKELRNPFGRDLTFDSTPVPNECGAVWTPTGQLLCFFMSESNLEKKQQTMLRLTGKTRHQKEHKTGPRAWESKDSSAEKPTRKNSTRPKRYVETISTQLVSSKSINYSSDDQDSDGYSTDSFDNDWSDILRNEVVVRTKLPPLHGNFTKKFTSVHSDSAKTMDSWKKLKNIIFIKDFSHLISDRKELALEYHLTNSNLEQVARNNALVAEKYNLDEISHCWQVLSDMLMTKEISDPYDLMWDNHPMGIRWFVKEAIKFFEKKNNLQMLAMLCCVVASQATKHLKTAEDEDESRPLSRGKVESLVTFRNNDTMRSVRADLHSHYSSSLASSSVEGLNKNRHSPDEVSVKSEDYFSARHQSYNVRTISSSPPLPTRSQQPFQSRLPDLNVRLIQDEVLDAIDDPERHLLDPEDAKKFRFYSYQYAKLLYRWDLPMERVKILKISFSTNSTASDIASQMIDENKDLFGGITTTWEANDERSVHFQNCNYCGLKVTRSIFVCQICEHIMHSTCATEWWQSSQECASGCGCCCPEAFPM; this is translated from the coding sequence ATGACAGGCTATGTAGGTGGCGATCCTTATGAATCACCGACTTTTGGGAAAGCTTTATCCTTAAGAGTGGATGGTGGAGTCAATGCAATCTCAATCAATCCCTCTGGTAGGGACGTCGTGTTGGCCAGCAGGCAAGGTCTACATGTCATTGATCTGGACGATCCATTCTCTCCACCTCGCTGGCTGCGACATATAACACCTTGGCAAGTTGCAGACGTTCAATGGTCTCCGCATCCAGCTAAACCGCACTGGGTCGTTTCCACATCAAACCAGAAGGCCATTATATGGAACTTGGCTAGATCCTCGTCAGATGCCATTGAGCATGTATTACACAAGCATTTTCGAGCAATCACAGAtataaatttcaatcaCCAGCATCCCGATATCTTGGCTACGTGCTCCATTGACACCTATGTGCATGCCTGGGATATGAGAAGCCCGAGCAGACCCTTTTACACTACTCGTGAGTGGGTAGCTGGGGCATCTCAAGTCAAATGGAGTTTCAAGGATCAAAATGTGCTTGCCTCGGCTCATGGTAATGAAGTTTCCATATGGGACCTGAGGAAAGGCTCGACGCCGCTGGGGAAATTATTGGGTCATGAAAGTGGAGTTAATAGTATAGATTTCAATCgattcaagaatgatgaaATCATGACTGGTTCAAATGATGGCACTGTAAAGTTTTGGGATTATTCTGTGAGCTGTACAGAAGCAAAGAGGACTATTCGTACTGATTTCCCTATATGGCGAGGAAGATATTTACCATTTGGAGAGGGTTGTTGTTTGCTACCGAccattggtggtggtgaCTCAGTTTATCTGGCAAGTCTTACAAACAGTGTGAAAAAAGAGAATAGTGATACTAAACTTCAGCCTATTTACGCCTTCAAGGGTCATACTAATCGAGTGATCGATTTTCTCTGGAGGTCTAGAAGCTCGTCTGACGCCCAAGTTGATGATAGAGAATTTCAGCTAGTGACGTGGTCTAAGGATTGTGATTTGAGATTGTGGCCAGTGCCAAATACGATATATGACAAAGTCAATCTCGACCGAAGCAAAAGGCTCGAAGAGACATTCCCCAATTACGAATATATGACCTACAATAAAGAACCTGCCGATTCTCGTCCTGAAGTGAGCAATGATTACAGGAGGAGAAAGGAGAAATTCGTTACAAGTTCAGGTATACATAAGAACGATGACGTTAATTACATTACGTGGTTATCAGGGGTCAGAATGAATCACACTGGCTCACCAGAAAACATTTTTACTGAGCGCACTATCCAAAACTTGGGAGAAGAGGTTAGTTCAATTGGTCATAAATTCCCTAAAATTATCTTCGAGAAAATTTCAGTTTCTACTGGTGAGCTTATAATAACACTGAATGGTCCCTGGTCTGATGATAATCCAGAAGAGTATGTTTTCTTGAGGATTGATGTCAAGGTTCCGACGGCGTACCCAAGCAAGGGAAATTCCCCACAGTTCTCCATTGAGGACAATGGCAACCTGAAACAGGAAcagagagaagaaatttcaagaaaattaGAGGAGATTGCCAATAAGTATACTGACTCTGGGATGTACTGCTTGGAGCCATGTTTGAGACTGCTATTAGGAGAAACAATCAACTTGGATGACCTgaatcaagaaattgagccAATACttaattttgaaatcaCCGATCAGATCGGCCTGGAAAACCTGTCTTCGCTTCCAAGTTCTGATGGTACTTCCCAATATTTATCAGACACGTCCTCAGAGACGCAAAGTGACCATTATAAGGCTGTTTTCGACTCTTCTGAGAACAAAGAGTTGAGAAATCCTTTCGGAAGAGATCTCACATTTGACAGTACCCCAGTGCCGAATGAATGTGGTGCCGTTTGGACCCCGACAGGCCAGTTACTCTGCTTCTTCATGTCAGAAAGCAACCTGGAGAAAAAGCAACAAACAATGCTTCGACTAACTGGAAAAACTAGGCATCAAAAAGAGCACAAAACGGGCCCCAGGGCATGGGAAAGTAAAGATAGTTCTGCCGAGAAGCCCACTAGGAAGAATTCTACGCGCCCCAAACGATACGTTGAAACAATTTCTACTCAACTAGTCTCCTCGAAAAGTATAAATTACTCATCTGATGACCAAGATTCAGATGGGTATTCAACTGATAGTTTTGACAACGATTGGAGCGACATACTGAGGAATGAAGTTGTTGTTAGAACAAAATTACCACCATTGCACGGTAATTTTACGAAAAAGTTTACTTCAGTCCATTCAGATTCGGCCAAAACTATGGACTCTTGGAAAAAGCTCAAGAATATTATTTTCATAAAGGACTTCAGCCATCTCATATCTGATCGTAAAGAACTGGCTCTCGAATATCACTTGACGAACTCTAATTTAGAGCAAGTGGCCAGAAATAATGCACTCGTGGCAGAAAAGTACAATTTAGATGAAATAAGTCATTGCTGGCAAGTACTATCAGATATGCTTATGACAAAGGAGATTTCTGATCCTTATGACTTAATGTGGGACAACCATCCGATGGGTATCAGATGGTTCGTGAAGGAAGCaatcaagttctttgagAAAAAGAATAATTTACAGATGCTGGCAATGCTGTGTTGCGTTGTAGCAAGCCAGGCAACCAagcatttgaagactgctgaagatgaagatgagtCAAGACCACTTTCCCGaggaaaagttgaaagttTAGTTACTTTTCGCAATAATGATACAATGAGATCTGTGAGAGCAGACCTTCACTCGCATTACTCTAGCAGCTTGGCTTCAAGTTCTGTAGAGGGGTTGAATAAAAATCGACATTCACCTGATGAAGTATCCGTGAAATCAGAGGACTATTTTAGCGCCAGACATCAGAGCTATAACGTTCGAACGATTAGTTCAAGCCCTCCGTTGCCTACACGGAGCCAGCAACCGTTTCAATCCCGATTGCCAGATCTGAACGTGCGGCTGATTCAAGACGAAGTACTCGACGCTATTGATGACCCTGAAAGACATCTGTTGGATCCTGAAGATGCCAAAAAGTTTAGGTTCTACAGTTACCAATATGCGAAACTCTTGTACAGGTGGGATTTACCAATGGAAAGGGTcaaaatattgaagattAGTTTCAGTACAAACTCCACTGCATCGGATATCGCATCTCAAATGATTGACGAAAATAAAGATTTATTTGGTGGCATTACGACGACCTGGGAGGCGAATGACGAAAGGAGCGTCCATTTCCAAAACTGTAATTATTGCGGCCTCAAAGTTACGAGAAGTATTTTCGTTTGCCAGATATGCGAGCATATAATGCATTCTACCTGTGCCACTGAATGGTGGCAAAGCAGTCAAGAATGTGCTTCAGGATGTGGATGCTGCTGTCCAGAAGCTTTTCCCATGTAA